In a genomic window of Nodosilinea sp. E11:
- the rpsM gene encoding 30S ribosomal protein S13 — MARIAGVDLPRDKRVEIGLTYIYGIGLTRSKEILAKTGVNPDVRVKDLTDSDVAKLRDSVESDYQVEGDLRRLESMNIKRLMDIGSYRGRRHRAGLPVRGQRTRTNSRTRRGGTRRTVAGKKKAPRK, encoded by the coding sequence GTGGCACGGATAGCAGGCGTGGATTTGCCGCGCGACAAACGAGTTGAAATTGGCTTGACCTATATCTACGGTATTGGTCTAACCCGCTCTAAGGAGATTCTGGCTAAAACCGGAGTCAATCCTGACGTGAGGGTCAAAGACTTGACCGATAGCGATGTAGCAAAGCTACGGGACTCTGTCGAAAGCGATTACCAAGTAGAGGGAGACCTCCGACGACTGGAAAGCATGAACATCAAGCGATTGATGGACATTGGTTCCTACCGAGGACGACGTCACCGGGCTGGTTTACCAGTGCGTGGGCAGCGTACTCGTACCAACTCTCGCACCCGTCGCGGTGGTACCCGTCGGACCGTTGCAGGTAAGAAGAAAGCTCCTCGCAAGTAA
- the rpmJ gene encoding 50S ribosomal protein L36, which translates to MKVRASVRKMCDKCRVIRRRGRVMVICSNPKHKQRQG; encoded by the coding sequence ATGAAAGTCCGTGCGTCTGTTCGCAAAATGTGCGATAAGTGTCGTGTGATCCGCCGTCGCGGTCGGGTCATGGTGATTTGTTCGAACCCCAAGCATAAGCAGCGTCAGGGGTAA
- the rpsK gene encoding 30S ribosomal protein S11 has protein sequence MAKPTRKTGPRKSKKNVPSGVAHIRSTFNNTIVTITDQSGEAISWASAGSSGFKGAKKGTPFAAQTAADSAARRAMDQGMRQIEVMVSGPGAGRETAIRALQGAGLEITLIRDVTPIPHNGCRPPKRRRV, from the coding sequence ATGGCCAAACCAACCCGAAAGACCGGACCTCGCAAAAGCAAAAAGAATGTGCCCAGTGGGGTAGCTCACATTCGCTCTACCTTCAACAACACCATTGTGACTATCACTGACCAGTCGGGAGAAGCCATTTCCTGGGCTTCCGCCGGGTCTAGCGGATTTAAGGGTGCCAAAAAAGGGACTCCTTTTGCGGCCCAAACGGCGGCAGACAGCGCTGCACGGCGAGCCATGGATCAAGGCATGCGTCAGATAGAAGTTATGGTCAGTGGTCCTGGTGCCGGACGAGAAACTGCAATTCGTGCTCTACAAGGAGCTGGATTAGAGATCACTCTAATCCGTGACGTTACCCCCATTCCTCACAACGGCTGTCGTCCGCCCAAGCGTCGCCGAGTTTAG
- the psb27 gene encoding photosystem II protein Psb27, producing the protein MKSLIARLFALVLVAVIGLTGCSAGTSGMLTGDYRQDTLMLVDSLRTSIALPDDDPAKAEAQAEAKAVISDFASRYRRDTSVANLSSFTTMRTALNAIAGHYSSYPNRPLPEKLKTRVEQELKQVEAALKRGA; encoded by the coding sequence ATGAAATCATTAATTGCTCGTCTTTTTGCCCTGGTGCTAGTGGCTGTCATCGGCCTGACCGGGTGCAGCGCAGGCACCAGCGGCATGCTCACCGGTGACTATCGCCAAGATACGCTGATGCTGGTGGACAGCCTCAGAACCTCAATTGCCCTGCCCGATGACGACCCTGCCAAAGCCGAGGCCCAAGCCGAAGCCAAGGCTGTAATCAGCGATTTTGCCTCCCGTTACCGTCGGGATACCTCGGTCGCCAACCTCAGCTCATTTACGACTATGCGGACGGCTCTAAATGCGATCGCAGGCCATTACAGCAGCTATCCTAATCGCCCTCTCCCCGAAAAACTTAAAACTCGAGTTGAGCAAGAATTGAAGCAGGTCGAAGCGGCCTTGAAACGCGGCGCTTAG